A stretch of Coccidioides posadasii str. Silveira chromosome 2, complete sequence DNA encodes these proteins:
- a CDS encoding uncharacterized protein (EggNog:ENOG410PJ99~COG:K~BUSCO:4950at33183): protein MDYDSSMPYLASPLSMGNLQNVDYLNAMQPLDIPPHPHPYDHEAFASGDDMSFSQPSLTHPMRRFSSNQYDEPFPDILSQFEPLPPEQPPQDSSVDHNHKLLSFSLPIYGFTLLDYSLRKTSLSMSAQLHGMFFLAESPWTTSPTSDTNIPPPVAELTCYRRNLFQITGSVTLPRGLRYILTEHGDRIPILAHELTVSATESVEGNSVKIISVPWKTPATNTTGQPEDKTEKEPPSIPLDTMTGQDLDSDYATFSIAWKRLQFRIATANNGRRKELQQHFVVRLKIVATLSTGTKVPIAEAHSGPVIVRGRSPRNFQSRKDLPLSGSAAASRKNAQAAALHRANTADAARSHQAAAKRSKSPQGPTPAPVPLKLDTDAKPSSPQQQPPPSATLPDWTHVTSAPTSTAPFSAPPVTGPTAASAAYAKSSPEQPRPGKRRRTSASTKPISLSLADDVPSPATPTTPVHINSLATTSAPHFTNTTHPIDNTSLLQKHSPQVTANQAMPHTYSTSANMPLLAQSLQQLAPPLLSPHIVNPSDTADLLYEYFPLGLDDWQAPVDAVYRPHVVHHMNLPDDPKAIAARNRSKRYFAGEGS, encoded by the exons ATGGATTACGACTCGAGCATGCCTTACCTGGCCAGTCCGCTCTCCATGGGGAACCTGCAGAATGTCGATTACCTGAACGCGATGCAGCCGTTGGACATCCCACCGCACCCTCATCCATACGACCATGAAGCGTTTGCCAG CGGCGACGATATGAGCTTCTCGCAGCCATCTCTGACGCACCCCATGAGACGATTCTCGAGTAACCAGTACGACGAACCTTTCCCCGATATCCTAAGCCAGTTCGAGCCACTTCCGCCAGAGCAACCCCCTCAAGACTCGTCCGTCGATCATAATCATAAGCTGCTCAGCTTCTCGCTACCGATCTACGGCTTCACGCTTTTGGATTACTCGCTCCGGAAGACGTCCCTGTCCATGTCTGCCCAGCTTCATGGGATGTTCTTTCTGGCAGAATCCCCCTGGACCACCTCTCCCACCTCCGATACCAACATCCCACCCCCAGTCGCAGAATTGACCTGCTACCGCCGAAACCTGTTCCAGATCACCGGCTCCGTGACGCTGCCTCGTGGCCTACGCTACATTTTGACCGAGCATGGAGATCGCATTCCCATCCTGGCACACGAGCTGACGGTCTCTGCCACAGAATCTGTGGAGGGAAACTCGGTGAAGATCATCTCGGTGCCCTGGAAGACTCCAGCGACGAACACGACCGGGCAGCCAGAAGATAAGACCGAAAAGGAGCCTCCTTCCATTCCTCTTGACACCATGACGGGCCAAGACCTCGATTCCGACTACGCCACCTTCTCGATCGCCTGGAAACGATTGCAGTTCCGCATCGCAACGGCAAACAATGGCCGACGCAAGGAGCTACAGCAGCATTTTGTCGTCCGGTTGAAGATCGTTGCAACGTTGTCGACAGGGACCAAGGTGCCCATCGCGGAAGCCCACTCCGGCCCCGTGATCGTGCGAGGAAGAAGCCCTCGCAATTTCCAGTCCCGCAAGGACCTCCCACTCAGCGGCAGCGCTGCCGCTTCCCGCAAGAACGCCCAAGCGGCGGCTCTCCATCGCGCAAACACGGCTGACGCTGCCCGGTCGCATCAGGCAGCCGCAAAGCGCAGCAAATCTCCCCAGGGCCCAACACCGGCTCCGGTACCCCTTAAGCTGGACACAGACGCCAAACCCTCATCCCCGCAGCAGCAACCTCCGCCATCTGCCACCCTCCCTGACTGGACTCATGTAACAAGTGCTCCCACTTCTACCGCTCCCTTCTCCGCTCCACCGGTCACCGGTCCCACTGCTGCTTCTGCTGCGTACGCAAAGTCGAGCCCCGAGCAACCTCGTCcaggaaaaagaagacgCACCAGTGCCAGCACAAAGCCCATAAGTCTGTCCCTTGCAGATGACGTTCCCAGCCCAGCCACCCCTACCACCCCGGTACACATCAACAGCCTTGCCACCACCTCCGCTCCTCACTTCACCAACACCACTCACCCCATTGATAATACGTCCCTGTTACAGAAGCACTCACCGCAGGTTACCGCCAACCAAGCAATGCCTCATACATACTCTACCTCTGCAAATATGCCCTTACTCGCACAATCCCTACAGCAGCTGGCACCTCCTTTGCTTTCGCCGCATATCGTGAACCCCAGTGACACAGCTGATTTACTCTACGAATACTTCCCGTTGGGATTAGATGACTGGCAAGCTCCGGTGGACGCCGTCTACCGGCCGCATGTGGTGCACCATATGAATTTGCCTGATGACCCCAAAGCCATCGCTGCGAGGAACCGGAGTAAAAGGTACTTTGCTGGAGAAGGAAGTTGA